In the Maribacter sp. MJ134 genome, one interval contains:
- a CDS encoding glycosyltransferase family 4 protein, giving the protein MNQKLIRVTTVPASLGGLLRGQLKFMSNHYEVLGVSSAICGAKTAFIDVLENVGKEQGCRVFAVEMTRQITPIADLKATWKLYRLFKREKPFIVHTHTPKAGTLGMIAAYLAKVPHRLHTIAGLPLLVAKGRKRTLLNIVEKLTYSCSTRIYPNSFGLRDIIIENNFTREEKLKVIGNGSSNGIDTSFFDPQLIKDDTKKELKVKLGISDKDFVFVFVGRLVTDKGMNELAQAFDILSKEISNIRLVLVGSRENELDPLLASSEKILESNSSIIAVGTQADVRPFYAIADYLVFPSYREGFPNVVMEAGSMGLPSIVSNINGCNEIIIENENGHIVPVSDMEALLKSMRNVVTLHMNNQGLVPDQIRKLIISRYSRSFIWNEILKEYKLLEK; this is encoded by the coding sequence ATGAATCAAAAATTAATACGAGTAACCACAGTCCCCGCATCTCTTGGTGGTCTTTTAAGAGGTCAGCTTAAGTTTATGAGTAACCATTACGAAGTTCTTGGCGTGTCCTCTGCAATTTGCGGCGCTAAGACTGCGTTTATAGATGTTCTTGAAAATGTAGGTAAGGAACAAGGTTGCAGGGTTTTTGCAGTGGAGATGACCAGACAGATTACACCTATTGCCGATTTAAAAGCAACATGGAAACTTTATAGACTTTTTAAGCGAGAAAAGCCATTTATTGTACACACACATACTCCTAAAGCAGGGACATTAGGAATGATAGCTGCTTATTTAGCTAAGGTTCCTCATAGACTACACACCATAGCGGGTTTACCACTGCTGGTCGCCAAAGGAAGAAAAAGAACATTACTGAATATCGTAGAAAAATTAACTTATTCGTGCTCTACACGCATCTATCCAAATTCTTTTGGTCTAAGAGATATCATAATCGAAAATAACTTTACAAGAGAAGAAAAGTTAAAGGTAATTGGGAATGGTAGTTCAAATGGTATCGATACTTCTTTTTTTGACCCGCAGCTCATTAAGGATGATACTAAAAAAGAGTTAAAGGTCAAATTAGGAATTTCTGATAAAGATTTTGTTTTCGTCTTTGTAGGTAGATTGGTAACAGATAAAGGTATGAATGAGCTGGCACAAGCCTTTGATATCCTATCAAAAGAAATTTCGAACATTAGATTAGTCCTAGTGGGCTCTCGAGAAAACGAATTAGACCCGCTACTAGCGTCTTCTGAAAAAATTCTTGAATCCAATAGTAGTATTATAGCGGTAGGTACCCAAGCAGATGTTCGCCCGTTCTATGCTATTGCAGATTATCTCGTTTTTCCCAGTTACCGAGAAGGCTTTCCTAACGTAGTAATGGAAGCTGGTTCTATGGGATTACCCAGTATTGTTTCTAACATAAATGGTTGTAACGAAATTATTATAGAAAACGAAAATGGACATATAGTTCCTGTTAGTGATATGGAGGCATTATTGAAATCTATGAGAAATGTTGTAACCTTGCATATGAATAATCAAGGACTTGTTCCGGACCAAATCAGAAAACTAATAATTTCTAGATATAGCCGATCATTCATTTGGAACGAGATTTTGAAAGAATACAAATTATTGGAAAAATAG